In Rubidibacter lacunae KORDI 51-2, a single genomic region encodes these proteins:
- a CDS encoding ComEC/Rec2 family competence protein, producing the protein MERSRSVLWGWAYIGGLLAADEFGLAAAVLHWPSAIAVAAVLAIAGGVAAATIPRRWRRGPQPTAWVTAGAIAALAVIYLHARVPQPGPTDISRLFQPLSESSNGVTAPVNYLVGTVQGRVLTIPRQSRADTARFELAVEEFERRDGPLQTVGGRLYVKVPRVAAADVLPGRTIAVTGGLYRPRRPANPGAFDFSAYLARRGIFAGLSADDAEAIAVLDRAIAPGWWQLRRRISSAFVRGVESPRGETIASVTLGRRATDLPPEVSDRFIRVGLAHVLAASGFHVALLLAAVLAATQRFVRSWRVGIGLGVLMLYAGLTGASPSVLRAAFMGAVVLVAMAGDRKVNAVGSLLLAAVLLLLVNPLWIADLGFQLSFLSALGLLVTVEPIAWWLNWLPVRIAGIVAVPVAVLPWVLPLQLHAFGVVAPYSIVASIITTPLVILVSYGGMLGAAAAAIWPVAGSAIAWIVQFPTLMLLGVVSWLASLPGSTQALGTIASWHMGLLYLAIVVIWQFARVRRVWPLVLFLAIVSVLVPVVVARATLQQVAVLEAGREQVTVVRERGTVAVLVDVAPERGNDDEAVERMRVRATNVATYTVLPFLRQQGIDRIDLGVALSPEAAACWSEIAEEVAVGELWTEPLAVGERFALGDSAIAVRQVEPLLLSMQLGTASWVISGDRLGDSQCRSRSLQAAEVLDADVLLWTGSPIDYDWLRALDPEVAIASARSVARCARRQLYRQATDVLWTGRDGALLWTPQGGWETFRSREAIGD; encoded by the coding sequence GGCGGCGGGGACCGCAACCGACCGCGTGGGTGACGGCCGGCGCGATTGCGGCCTTGGCGGTGATTTACTTGCATGCTCGCGTGCCGCAGCCGGGTCCGACCGATATCAGTCGCTTGTTCCAGCCGTTGTCCGAGTCCTCCAACGGGGTTACCGCGCCGGTAAATTATCTGGTTGGGACAGTCCAAGGTAGGGTACTGACGATTCCGCGCCAGTCGCGAGCGGACACCGCGCGTTTCGAGCTGGCGGTCGAAGAGTTCGAGCGGCGGGATGGGCCTTTGCAAACGGTGGGCGGCAGGTTGTACGTGAAGGTGCCGCGAGTCGCGGCGGCCGACGTGCTACCGGGACGGACAATCGCGGTAACAGGCGGCCTGTACCGACCGCGTCGGCCGGCCAATCCGGGGGCGTTTGACTTCAGCGCGTACCTGGCGCGGCGCGGCATTTTTGCTGGATTGTCGGCAGACGACGCTGAGGCGATCGCGGTGCTAGATCGGGCGATCGCGCCGGGTTGGTGGCAGCTTAGACGTCGCATCTCGTCGGCATTTGTCCGGGGGGTAGAGTCCCCGCGCGGTGAGACGATCGCCTCGGTGACGCTCGGGCGGCGCGCGACCGATCTACCGCCGGAGGTAAGCGATCGCTTCATTCGGGTTGGGTTGGCGCACGTGCTGGCCGCGTCGGGGTTTCATGTAGCGTTGCTGCTGGCTGCAGTGTTAGCAGCGACGCAGCGGTTCGTGCGGAGCTGGCGCGTCGGGATCGGGCTGGGTGTGCTGATGCTTTATGCAGGGCTGACGGGCGCGTCGCCGTCAGTGCTGAGAGCGGCGTTTATGGGTGCGGTAGTGCTGGTGGCGATGGCCGGCGATCGCAAAGTGAATGCCGTTGGTTCGCTATTGTTGGCAGCCGTGCTGTTGCTTCTGGTGAATCCGCTATGGATCGCAGATTTAGGGTTTCAGCTGAGCTTTTTGTCCGCGCTGGGACTGCTGGTGACAGTCGAGCCAATCGCGTGGTGGCTGAACTGGTTGCCGGTGCGGATTGCGGGGATCGTTGCTGTCCCGGTGGCGGTATTGCCGTGGGTGCTGCCGCTGCAGTTGCATGCATTCGGGGTCGTCGCTCCCTACAGCATCGTTGCCAGCATCATCACAACTCCACTAGTTATCCTCGTGAGCTATGGCGGGATGTTGGGCGCTGCAGCGGCAGCCATCTGGCCGGTTGCCGGCAGCGCGATCGCTTGGATAGTTCAGTTCCCGACGCTGATGTTGCTGGGAGTGGTGAGTTGGCTCGCGAGTCTGCCAGGAAGTACTCAGGCGCTGGGCACGATCGCCTCGTGGCACATGGGATTGTTATACCTCGCGATCGTAGTCATTTGGCAGTTCGCACGCGTGCGGCGGGTCTGGCCGTTGGTATTGTTTTTGGCGATCGTGTCGGTATTGGTGCCAGTGGTGGTGGCGCGCGCGACGTTGCAGCAAGTAGCAGTCCTAGAAGCCGGGCGCGAACAAGTTACCGTCGTGCGCGAACGCGGGACGGTGGCGGTGCTGGTGGATGTGGCACCGGAGCGGGGCAACGATGATGAGGCGGTGGAGCGGATGCGCGTGCGCGCAACCAATGTGGCAACCTACACGGTGCTGCCGTTCCTGCGCCAGCAAGGGATCGATCGCATTGACTTGGGCGTGGCGCTGTCACCGGAGGCAGCAGCATGCTGGTCGGAGATCGCCGAGGAAGTTGCGGTTGGGGAGTTGTGGACCGAACCGCTGGCAGTTGGAGAGCGGTTCGCTCTGGGCGACAGCGCGATTGCAGTGCGCCAAGTGGAGCCGCTGCTGCTGTCGATGCAGTTGGGCACAGCGTCGTGGGTGATTTCGGGCGATCGCCTTGGAGATTCCCAGTGCCGGTCGCGATCGCTGCAGGCGGCTGAAGTGCTGGATGCAGACGTGTTGTTGTGGACGGGCAGCCCGATAGATTACGACTGGCTGCGCGCGCTCGATCCGGAGGTGGCGATCGCCTCGGCGCGATCGGTGGCTCGCTGCGCTCGCCGCCAACTCTACCGCCAAGCAACGGATGTGCTGTGGACCGGTCGCGATGGCGCGCTGCTCTGGACACCGCAGGGGGGATGGGAAACGTTCCGCAGTCGCGAGGCAATTGGCGATTAG